The genomic stretch GACCGTGGCGGATTCCGCGGTGGTGATCGTCCCCAGAGTGGCGGGTATCGCGGTGACCGTCCCCAAAGTGGCGGCTTCCGCAGCGGTGGTGACCGTCCCCAGGGCGGTGGGTATCGCGGTGACCGTCCCCAGGGTGGCGGCTTCCGCAGCGGTGGCGACCGTGACCGCGGCGGTTACTCGGGCGGCGACCGCGGTGGTTACCAGGACCGTGGTGGGTTCCGTGGTGGTGACCGTGACCGGGGTGGTTACCAGGACCGGGGTGACCGTCCCCAGGGCGGTGGCTTCCGTGGCGGCGACCGCGATCGGGGCGGCTACCAAGACCGGGGCCAGGGCCGGGACGACCGTGGCGGGTTCCGTGGCGGCGACCGTCCGCAGGGTGGCGGCTACCGCAGTGGTGGCGACCGTCCGCAGGGTGGCGGCTACCGCAGTGGTGGCGACCGTCCGCAGGGTGGCGGCTACCGCAGTGGTGGCGACCGTCCGCAGGGTGGCGGCTACCGCAGTGGTGGCGACCGTCCGCAGGGTGGCGGCTACCGCAGTGGTGGCGACCGTCCCCAGGGTGGCGGCTTCCGGAGCGGCGACCGTGACGGTGGTGGCTACCAGAGCCGGGGCGACCGTCCGCAGGGCGGCTATCAGGACCGTGGCGGCTACCAGAACCGGGATGACCGGCAGGGCGGCGACCGTGACGCCGGCGGCGCGCGGAGCAGCTACCAGGGCGACCGCGGCGGGTTCCGTGGCGGCGACCGTGACCGTGGCGGCTATCAGGACCGGGGCGACCGTGGCGGGTTCCGTGGTGGTGACCGTCCGCAGGGCGGCGACCGGCCCGGCAACCGGGGTGGCAGCGGCTTCCGTGACCGTCCGCAGGGCGACCGGCCGTTCCGCGACCGGCCCCAGGGCGACCGCGGCGGGTTCCGTGGCGGTGACCGTGACCGTGGCGGCTATCAGGACCGCGGCGGCCAGGATCGCGGCGGCTACCAGGACCGTGGGCCGCGCCAGGGTGGCTTCCGGGACCGCGACGACCGGGGTCCCCGCGGGGGCGGCTTCAACCGGGACGACCGAGGCCCGCGCGACGGCGGGTTCCGCGACCGGGACGACCGTCCGCGGGTGCGTGACGACCGGGACGACCGGCACCCGGCCCGCGACGACGACCCGCAGGCTTTCCAGGCGCCCGAGATCCCCGAGGAGATCGAGGCGGCCGACCTCGACAAGGAGGTGCGTTCCGAGCTGCTGACGCTGGCCAAGGACATCGCCGACAAGGTCGCCCGGCACCTCGTGGCGGCCGGTCAGATCATCGACGAGGACTCCGAGCTCGCGCTGCAGCACGCCATCGCGGCCCGGCGCCTCGCGTCGCGGATCGCCGTGGTGCGGGAGGCCGTGGGCCTGGCGGCGTACGCGGCCGGGGACTGGACGACCGCGATCGCCGAGCTGCGCACCTACCACCGGATGACCGGGCGGCAGACGCACCTGGCCGAGCTGGCCGACTGCGAGCGCGCGCTGGGCCGTCCCGAGCGGGCCATCGACCTGTTCCGCGGCGCCGACATCGAGAAGATGGACAAGAGCGGCGCCATCGAGCTGCTGATCGTGGCGGCCGGCGCCCGCGGTGACCTCGGGCAGCACGAGGCGGCGGTGGCGATGCTGCAGGTGCGGGAGCTGACGGCGGACGAGGACGCCGAGTGGGCGGCGCGGCTGCGTTACGCGTACGCGGATGCCCTGCTGGCCGCCGGCCGGCGGGAGGAGGCGCGGGACTGGTTCACCCGGGCCGCGGCGGCCGACGACGAGGGTCTGACCGACGCGGCCGAGCGGCTGCTCGAGCTCGACGGCGTGACGATCGAGGACGAGGAGTTCGAGCCGTCCGTGTCCGACGAGCAGACCGGCACGACCGCGGACGAGGAAGAGGACGAGTTCGAGGACGACGACGAGCCGCGCGCCGGCCTCGACGAGGACGAGGACGACGACTACGACGCGGACGACGAGGATGACGAGCCGCAGGTCCGCCGCGTCGAGAGCGCCGAGTTCGGAGCCGGCGAGGACGACGAGGATGACGATGACGATGACGAGGACGACGACCGTGTGACCGAGCCGGTCGCGGTCGACGGCGAGGGTGACGAGCCGGTCGATGTGGCGGAGACCGACGTCAACACCGACCCGGTGGCAGTCGAGGACGTGGCCGAGGAACTCGAAGCCGACGCCGAGGAGCTCGCGGACGCGAAGGCCGACGAGGACGCGAAGGCCGACGAGGACGGGAAGGCCGACGAGGACACCGACGCCGGCGTCGTGAAGGACGAGAAGGCGGGCGACCAGGACGGCAAGACCGCCGGCGACGAGTTCGTCAGCGGGACCGAGCACGAACCGAAGAGCCCGCAGGCGTGAGCGGCGACGATCTGGCCGGCGGCTACGACCTGGTCGTCTTCGACCTCGACGGCGTCGTCTTCCTGATCGACAAGCCGATCGCCGGCGCTCCCGAGGCGGTCGAGCGGCTGCACGAGCGGAACACCGCGGTGGCGTACGCGACCAACAACGCGTCACGCCGCGCCGCGGAGGTGGCCGAACTGCTGACCGGCATGGGTGTGCCGGCCCGGCCGGCCGAGGTGCTCACCTCGGCCGGCGCCGCGGCCGCCGTGCTCGCCGACAAGCTGCCCGCCGGTTCGCCGGTGCTGGTGGTGGGTGCGGACGCGCTGCGGGCCGAGGTGACCGAGGCCGGCTTGACCCCGGTCGAGTCGCTCGACGACGAGCCGGTCGCCGTGGTGCAGGGCTACGGCCCCGAGGTGGGGTGGCGCGTTCTGGCCGAGGCGTCGCTGGCCGTGCGGGCCGGCGCGCTGTGGGTGGTCACGAACACCGACCGGACCCTGCCCAGCCCGCGCGGCCCGCTGCCCGGCAACGGGTCGCTGGTCGCCGTGCTGCGCACCGCCCTCGACCGCGGACCCGACCTGGTGGTCGGCAAGCCGGAACCGGCCCTGTTCACCACGGCGGCCGCGCTGTCGCACGCCGAGCGGCCGCTGGTCGTCGGGGACCGGCTCGACACCGACATTCAGGGCGCGGTCACCGCCGGTGTGGACAGTCTGCTGGTGCTGACCGGGGTGAGCGGCCCGGCCGACCTGCTGTCGGCCGAGCCGGGCCGGCGTCCCACCTTCGTGGCGGCCGACCTGTCGGGCCTGTTCCGCCCGGCGGAGGACGCGGCTCTGCCGTTGCGCGCCGGCGAGGCGGGTGGCTGGCGGGTGTCACGCGACGGCGGCTCGGCCACGCTGGACGGCTCGGGCGACCCGGTCGTGGCTCTGCGCCTGCTCTGTGCGGCCACTTGGGACGGTGTCGCGCCTGCCGCCGTCAGTGGCGCCTCGGACGCGGCACGCGAGCTCCTGTCCTCCTGGGGTTTGTGAAAGGCCCAGGGGCGTCCGTACGATCCGCCCATGACCGGGGAACCCGCCGACCCCGGCCGAGCCCGGACCCTCGACGACCTGATCGGGGTGTTGCGGTCGCTGAAGGCGTGGGCCGGCGACCCGTCGTACGACACGATCACGACCCGGGTCAACGCCGCGTGGGTGTCCGCGGGGCGTCCGGCCGGTGACCTGACCCGCAAGTCGACGCTGGTCGACTGTTTCAAACTGGGCCGCCGGCGGCTCAACACCGACCTGGTGCTGGCCGTCGTCCAGGCGCTGCACCCCGACGAGGGTTACGTGGCGCGGTGGCGGCAGGCCCTGCGGGTCGTGCTCGGCGAGTCCGAAGCCGCCGCCCAGGTTCGGGTGCAGGATTTCCTCCCACCTCCGTCACCGCGGTTCACCGGACGCGACGCCGAACTCGAGCGGCTGCGCCGGGCCGCACCGGACAAGCGGGCGGCCGGTGACACCGTGGTCATCTCGGCCGTCGAGGGCATGGCGGGGGTCGGCAAGACGCAGCTCGCCGTCCACCTCGGACACCAGTTGTGCCGCGAACGAGCGTACGAGCAGGTGTTGTTCGTCAATTTGCGCGGGTTCCATCCCGATCCGGCGCAGCCCCCGGCCGACCCGTCGGCGGTGCTCGACGGCTTCCTGCGCCTGCTCGGTGTGCCCGGCCAGCAGATCCCGCACGAGCTGGCGGACCGCAGCGCGCTCTATCGCGACCGGCTGGCCGGAACCCGCGCGCTGGTGGTGCTGGACGACGCGGCCACCGCCGAACAGGTGCGCCCGCTGCTGCCCGCCACGTCCGGGTCCCTCGCCGTGGTCACGAGCCGCCGGAGCCTGCCCGGCCTGCGTTCGGCGACCCGGCTCAACCTCGACGTCTTCCGCCCGTACGAGGCCGTCTCGTTCCTGACCGACGCGGTGCCGGACGTGCCGATCGGGCCAGACGCCGACGCCGCGGCCCGCATCGCCCGTCGCTGCGGGCACCTGCCGCTCGCGCTGGGCCTGGTCGCCGCGCACATCCGTGGCACACCGGGCTGGACGCTGACCGACCACGCCGAGCGGCTCGACGAGCGGCACCGCGACCAGCGGCTGGACGACGGGGTCGAGCTCGCCCTGGACCTGTCTTATCGGCACCTGCCCGCCGAGCAGCGCCGTCTCCTGCGACTGGCCGCCCTGCACCCGGGTCACGACCTCGACCCGTACGGGGTCTCGGCTCTGACCGGTGTCGACGAGAGCGCCGCCCGCGCGGGGCTGGACCAGTTGTGCGCCGACCACCTGCTGCAGCAGTCCGCGCCGGGCCGATACACCTTTCACGACCTCGTACGCGCTTACGCCACCGTCCGCGCCGTCGAGGAGGAACGCCCGGCCGATCGTCGTGCCGCCCTGACCCGGCTGTTCGACTACTACCTGGCCGCAGTGGGCGCGGCCCTGGACACTGTGCATCCCGGGGACGCGCACCGCCGGCCGCCGGCGCCCACGATCGGCACGCCGTTGCCCGCGCTGGGCGAGGAGGACGTCGCCGTGCCGTGGCTCGACACCGAACGGCCGACCCTGGTGACCATCGCCGCGCACACCGCCACGCACGGCTGGCCCGGTCACACGGTGCGGCTGGCCCGGGCCCTCTTTCGCTATCTCGACGGCGGTTACTACCACGACGGTCTGACCCTGCACGGGCACGCCGTGCAGGCCGCCCGCCGCCTCGCCGACGGCCCGGCCGAGGCGCACGCCCTGGCCAACCTGGCCATCGCCTGCATGCGGCTGGGCCGCTACGGGCCGGCGAGCGAACACTCCGAGCAGGCCCTGGAGTTGTTCCGGCGGGCCGGCGACACCGAGGGGCAGGCGCGGGTCGTCGGGAACCTGGGCATCATCGCGAAGCGGGCCGGCGACTATCCGGCGGCGGCGGAGCAGCACCGGCGGGGTCTGGCCCTGTACCGGCTGGTCGGCGATCGCGTCGGGGAGGCCAGCCAGCTGGGCAGCCTCGGACTGCTGGCGCAACGGTCGGGCCGTTACGAGGAGGCCGTCGGGCACTACGCGCGGGCGCTGCCGTTGTGCCGCGAGGTGGGCGACCGGATCGGGGAGGCGCACATGCTGCACGGCCTCGGTGTGGTCGAGGCCAAGGCCGGGGCGTACGGGCCCTCGGACGAGCACCTGCGGCAGGCGCTGGCCCTGCACCGGCAACTCGGCAACCGCGGCGGCGAGGGCGGGGTGCTCGACGAGCTGGGGTCGCTGTACCTGCGCATGGGTGAGCCCGAGCGGGCCGCCGAGCACTACCGGCGGGCGCTGGGCATCTTCCGGGAGCTGGGTGACTCCGACAGCGAGGCGTGGGTGCGCAACGGGCTCGGCGAGGCGGCCGGGGCCACGGGACATTCGGCCGAGGCCGTGACCCAGCACGCGGCGGCGCACGCCATCGCCGTCGAGATCGGCATGCCGGACCAGCACGCCCGTGCCCATGCGGGGCTCGGGCGCGCTCACCGCGCGCTCGGCGACCTTTCCGCCGCGCGGACGCATTACGACCGCGCGGCCGCGCTCTACGGCGGGCTGGGCTGGCCCGAGGCGAGTGAGCTGCGGGCCGAGGCGGGCGGGCTCGGTGGTGACCCGGGGGCGGGCGCCTGAGCCGTCAGAGCAGTTTGCGCAGCTTGAGCAGGTCGAACGGGTTCGCCTTGACCTTCACCTGGCCGGAGGCCACCGCGCGGGTGACGTCGAGCCGGCCGGCGACCAGGGCGACGAGGTCGTCGCTGCCGGCGATCAGGGCGATCTTGGCGTTGGGGTCGTCGCCGTCGGCGATGTCGGTCAACAGGCCGCCCGACAGCCGGCCGTGGAAGGCCGTTTCGAGATCGGGCACGCGGCACGCCAGCGTGCGGTCGAAATCGAGTTTGCCGCGCGTCTCCGCGTTGCGCTCGAGCCGTGCGGCAAGGCCGTGCAGCGCCTGCCGGCACTCGTCCACCGTGGCCATCGGACCCCTTTCCTCGCGACATGCGGTCGGCGTACCGCACCGTACCTCACGAACTCCTCCCAACCGCCCGGTAGCGTTGCACCCGAAGAGCCGCGAGAGGAGCGGAACATGCCGGACGCATGGCGGGCGTATCTGGAGATGGCGCTCGGACTGACCGAAGCACCACGCAAGCGTGCCCAGAAGGTGGCGGGCGAACTGGTCAACCGGGGCGGGGCCACGGCCGCGCAGCTGCAGGGGCTGGTCGACGATCTGCTGTCGGCCGGCATGGCCAACCGTGAGGCGCTCACGAACATCGTGCGCTACGAGGTCGACAAGGCGCTCGGCGTGGTGGGGCTGGCCACCGCCGATGAGGTCACCGAGCTGACCACCCGCGTACGGGATCTGGAACGTCAGCTCCGGGAGGCCGAGGCGCGGGCGCCGGGCAGCACGCCCAGCGAGGGTGTCGGCGGCGCCCGGGTCGACGAGCCGGCGCCGCTGCCGCGCAAGACGGTGGCGAAGAAGGCGGTGGCGAAGAAGGCCGCCCCCAACAAGATGCCCTCGGCGGGCACCGGCCCGGCCTCGCCGCCCGCGAACATCGCACCGGTCGCGGAGCCTGCGGCAAAGGCGGTTCCGGCGGCCAAGGCGGTTCCGGCGACAAAGGCTGCCCCAGCGAAGAAGGCTGCCCCGGCGAACAAGGCGGCCGCCGCGGAGATGGCGGCTCCCGCGGAAAAGCCGGTGAAGAAGGCCGTGGCAAAGAAGGCGGTGGCCAAAAAGGCGCCCGCCAAGGCCGTTCC from Paractinoplanes brasiliensis encodes the following:
- a CDS encoding HAD-IIA family hydrolase yields the protein MSGDDLAGGYDLVVFDLDGVVFLIDKPIAGAPEAVERLHERNTAVAYATNNASRRAAEVAELLTGMGVPARPAEVLTSAGAAAAVLADKLPAGSPVLVVGADALRAEVTEAGLTPVESLDDEPVAVVQGYGPEVGWRVLAEASLAVRAGALWVVTNTDRTLPSPRGPLPGNGSLVAVLRTALDRGPDLVVGKPEPALFTTAAALSHAERPLVVGDRLDTDIQGAVTAGVDSLLVLTGVSGPADLLSAEPGRRPTFVAADLSGLFRPAEDAALPLRAGEAGGWRVSRDGGSATLDGSGDPVVALRLLCAATWDGVAPAAVSGASDAARELLSSWGL
- a CDS encoding ATP-binding protein, with the protein product MTGEPADPGRARTLDDLIGVLRSLKAWAGDPSYDTITTRVNAAWVSAGRPAGDLTRKSTLVDCFKLGRRRLNTDLVLAVVQALHPDEGYVARWRQALRVVLGESEAAAQVRVQDFLPPPSPRFTGRDAELERLRRAAPDKRAAGDTVVISAVEGMAGVGKTQLAVHLGHQLCRERAYEQVLFVNLRGFHPDPAQPPADPSAVLDGFLRLLGVPGQQIPHELADRSALYRDRLAGTRALVVLDDAATAEQVRPLLPATSGSLAVVTSRRSLPGLRSATRLNLDVFRPYEAVSFLTDAVPDVPIGPDADAAARIARRCGHLPLALGLVAAHIRGTPGWTLTDHAERLDERHRDQRLDDGVELALDLSYRHLPAEQRRLLRLAALHPGHDLDPYGVSALTGVDESAARAGLDQLCADHLLQQSAPGRYTFHDLVRAYATVRAVEEERPADRRAALTRLFDYYLAAVGAALDTVHPGDAHRRPPAPTIGTPLPALGEEDVAVPWLDTERPTLVTIAAHTATHGWPGHTVRLARALFRYLDGGYYHDGLTLHGHAVQAARRLADGPAEAHALANLAIACMRLGRYGPASEHSEQALELFRRAGDTEGQARVVGNLGIIAKRAGDYPAAAEQHRRGLALYRLVGDRVGEASQLGSLGLLAQRSGRYEEAVGHYARALPLCREVGDRIGEAHMLHGLGVVEAKAGAYGPSDEHLRQALALHRQLGNRGGEGGVLDELGSLYLRMGEPERAAEHYRRALGIFRELGDSDSEAWVRNGLGEAAGATGHSAEAVTQHAAAHAIAVEIGMPDQHARAHAGLGRAHRALGDLSAARTHYDRAAALYGGLGWPEASELRAEAGGLGGDPGAGA
- a CDS encoding alkyl sulfatase C-terminal domain-containing protein; the protein is MATVDECRQALHGLAARLERNAETRGKLDFDRTLACRVPDLETAFHGRLSGGLLTDIADGDDPNAKIALIAGSDDLVALVAGRLDVTRAVASGQVKVKANPFDLLKLRKLL